The following proteins are co-located in the Microplitis demolitor isolate Queensland-Clemson2020A chromosome 5, iyMicDemo2.1a, whole genome shotgun sequence genome:
- the LOC103570775 gene encoding alpha-2-macroglobulin-like protein 1 isoform X2 has product MTYSMARLRLKIRFDKYPEYHVNTEKDVYIEYDSSIVFVETDKPIYKPGQDVNIRLLALTHDLKPWKRPIPKVWIENPAEVRVAQWTNLNMDRGIVQLQFPLSPDPNLGSWRIKVEKKKSHPHLIHTTSFDVKKYVLPKFQVTVTGPSYILADADNATWTICARYSYGEPVRGTLRIKCTPQIPSWRRGKYNFPAINYETRIDARDGCTGPFTVSSSEMGLPDWEVAPNSIIFTANLTQDGTETVETATSRVVVMHQALKLEFLPHTPKYFKLGLPYHGKLRVLRPDSETPAAGEKIQLCLRVRGKDDWWARVVVECKNFTSSAMGFVNFIVPPQHRNIVLLSFVATGIEYPTKYYSPDKRWRVFMDQPAAYIDVGAWYSPSESYLAVARGDQPIVCGEKYPFNVMYTLDPEATNESIAFHYSINSKGDLLIFGHVKHKPHKDSILNYAEFKNVLGRGSADATTGRSEVPKNNIVHRFPLSVKVTPSMAPISELLLYYVRPDGETVATTYTIEINGGDSCFENRVKTTWLDTAATEDIKRAPGEVVRYNIEAAPWSLCGVSVVDSSTNFLARRDSKKSNLIDAEGAFDQTKKFHYNRGDTPALYQSVWSHCKKTIQPPETSIDEIDHLPSPAVEAPPVWDHSGARTWQSGFDRKRNSKRQSSSSSRKARSSGISLNGVVNYVDAMQAFDDFGVIVMSDLILESRPCPQNSQWWPMNPLESIEMGHRSMDEPDRIWGNMKMPQAFPLLNFGVIEPTLTGSNADVGYIDQLPGVSPRSYFPETWLWELVTTGKDGKAVIKRTLPDTITNWMAHTICISSSYGLGIAPVTKLTAFQPFFLDYSLPYSVKRGELLRMKVSLFNYMQYSLPVKIHLIEAPGFELHLPTTSPVGEYCVAPRKSIVHEYVLIPRVIGEINITVSAAVDLSANQTTCASEDKKIKTEIFTQDTIIKPILVLPEGFPIETTQSAFVCPKDFNDDSSITWNLSLPVDPENFIADSARAYVSLIGDLLGPALENLDNLVRLPFGCGEQNLILFVPNIHVINYLDATTNRGVDGPANPQLRQKAIRNMEKGYQRELNYRHPDGSYSAFGPQSSESTELGGSMWLTAFVVKSYAQARRYIHIDDRDLKLSVKWIYRKQLENGCFPVIGRIFHKDMKGGLQDDDSSTDYAAALTAYVLVALVESVGSSAGKNSLPPSIIDNAVNCLEKVMTKNLKEGGDLYTVAVGTYALALLEHPSANKSMNLLLDRSTRLHDLLWWEDKTKTSSRGLSIEMTAYAVLSLVKLAGESNMALAHRAIRWMAKQRNAEGGFTSTQDTVIGLEALAKYATAMAVTNATTDLSILVTAGDVDRIIRMHDENRRVLVQIPLPVFPTLVEVFVEGEGCVLVQTNLKYNVAQVTGSQAFDLSVTSKPVGSSSDECSMQKINVCARYKMADEESNMALLEIKMISGYVAYKTTLHALLEDSPVTRVERFDEEPDGSISIYFDKLTAETTCISFLVWRENIVEKTEPANVKLYDYYRQELMITQSYNFVCCTCDVDTEDNSQLEPIIPLPSRPELKELPVPVNTIIKKSEKRTGIPTSLDTLQDIERHSKVIADGQLLVENKQYHDQVDPNLVIVKQNDITETPVLRASVSTTETMGTVASLTSVELEEKKNDIGGSGAGDLEESEALEFESSYSKPLSSFIVIDHELDTPDGIEGPPPVYIKPSFDINNYSGNETDFTSNLNLRGSVLNNNIIINHNNNLSSQLTSTDVYFNPSDSKCPICGDKLPANIDEIYCSAGSVIKVAIRRLRRARLLLDMIDNQQPKRLRATVNLLLDDARCKCPLIDKPGSLALMIFTLGKDTSLLTIDGSEHKDYELDGLVSIYTLPISNLGGASFEIIKARSSCPRAVTA; this is encoded by the exons ATGACCTACTCTATGGCGAGACTCAGACTGAAGATACGGTTCGATAAATATCCCGAGTATCATGTTAATACGGAAAAAGATGTTTACATTGAGTATGATTCATCAATTGTATTTGTTGAGACTGATAAGCCGATTTATAAACCTGGACAAGATGTTAACATCAGACTACTTGCGTTGACGCACGATTTGAAACCATGGAAGAGAccg aTACCAAAAGTATGGATAGAGAACCCGGCAGAGGTTCGTGTCGCGCAGTGGACGAACCTGAACATGGACCGTGGAATAGTCCAGCTCCAGTTTCCGCTGTCACCGGACCCGAATCTCGGCAGCTGGAGAATAAAAGTGGAGAAGAAAAAATCACATCCGCATTTGATTCACACGACGAGCTTTGATGTAAAGAAGTACGTGCTGCCCAAGTTCCAAGTGACGGTAACGGGACCCAGTTATATTTTAGCGGATGCGGACAATGCGACCTGGACCATCTGCGCGAGATACAGCTACGGCGAGCCGGTGCGTGGGACTCTCAGGATAAAGTGCACACCCCAGATACCGAGTTGGCGTCGgggtaaatataattttcccGCGATAAATTACGAAACGCGAATTGATGCTCGCGACGGGTGCACGGGCCCATTCACTGTCTCCAGCTCGGAAATGGGACTTCCAGATTGGGAAGTTGCGCCcaatagtattatttttactgcGAATTTAACGCAAGACGGCACTGAGACCGTCGAGACAGCCACCAGCCGCGTGGTAGTCATGCACCAGGCTCTGAAACTCGAGTTTCTACCGCACACGCCCAAGTATTTTAAACTCGGACTGCCCTATCACGGAAAACTCCGAGTGCTGCGTCCAGATTCCGAGACCCCGGCTGCTGGGGAAAAAATCCAGTTGTGTCTTCGCGTTCGCGGCAAAGACGACTGGTGGGCCCGGGTCGTGGTCGAATGCAAAAATTTCACATCTTCCGCTATGGGATTCGTCAACTTCATCGTTCCGCCTCAGCACAGAAATATCGTCCTGCTGAGCTTCGTCGCCACGGGAATAGAATACCCGACCAAGTACTACTCTCCGGACAAGCGATGGCGAGTGTTCATGGATCAGCCGGCAGCTTACATCGACGTCGGCGCCTGGTACTCGCCATCAGAAAGCTACCTGGCAGTGGCACGTGGCGACCAGCCGATAGTCTGCGGAGAAAAGTATCCATTCAATGTGATGTACACTCTGGATCCCGAGGCGACCAATGAATCGATTGCGTTTCACTACTCGATAAACTCGAAAGGCGACTTGTTGATTTTCGGTCACGTAAAACATAAACCCCACAaagattcaattttaaattacgctGAATTCAAAAACGTGCTGGGTCGCGGGTCTGCTGACGCGACGACCGGTCGCAGTGAAGTGCCCAAGAACAATATTGTTCATAGATTCCCCCTTAGCGTAAAAGTGACACCAAGTATGGCACCGATCTCGGAACTTTTGCTGTACTACGTCCGCCCTGACGGCGAGACTGTGGCGACAACGTACACGATTGAGATAAACGGCGGCGACAGTTGCTTTGAAAACCGCGTAAAGACCACGTGGTTGGACACCGCAGCTACTGAAGACATAAAACGCGCACCTGGTGAAGTCGTGCGATACAACATCGAGGCTGCTCCTTGGTCACTCTGCGGTGTTTCTGTCGTCGACTCGTCGACCAACTTCCTCGCGCGACGGGACTCGAAGAAAAGTAATTTGATTGACGCTGAGGGAGCTTTTGATCAGactaaaaaattccattacaATCGTGGAGACACTCCGGCTCTGTATCAGAGTGTATGGAGTCATTGCAAAAAGACTATTCAGCCTCCGGAAACTTCGATTGATGAAATAGATCACTTGCCTTCTCCAGCAGTTGAAGCTCCACCCGTTTGGGACCACAGCGGCGCGCGAACTTGGCAGAGTGGCTTCGACCGGAAACGCAACAGCAAACGacaatcatcatcatcatcgcgAAAAGCTCGCAGCAGTGGAATAAGTTTAAACGGGGTAGTAAATTACGTCGATGCAATGCAAGCATTTGATGACTTTGGCGTGATAGTAATGAGCGATTTAATCTTAGAGTCGCGTCCATGTCCGCAAAATAGCCAGTGGTGGCCGATGAACCCACTGGAGAGCATAGAAATGGGCCATCGGAGTATGGATGAGCCAGACCGAATTTGGGGTAACATGAAAATGCCCCAAGCGTTTCCTCTTCTGAATTTTGGTGTCATCGAGCCGACACTGACTGGCAGCAATGCCGACGTCGGATACATCGACCAACTTCCGGGAGTCTCTCCGCGGTCTTACTTCCCTGAAACCTGGCTCTGGGAGTTGGTGACCACTGGCAAAGACGGCAAGGCTGTGATAAAACGGACGCTGCCGGACACCATCACCAACTGGATGGCCCACACTATTTGCATATCGTCCAGCTACGGACTCGGCATTGCTCCAGTAACGAAGCTGACGGCATTCCAGCCTTTTTTTCTGGACTACAGTCTTCCTTACAGCGTAAAACGGGGCGAGTTGCTTCGAATGAAAGTCTCACTGTTCAATTACATGCAGTACAGCTTGCCAGTTAAAATCCACTTGATCGAGGCACCGGGTTTTGAATTACATTTACCAACTACTTCCCCAGTTGGCGAGTACTGCGTAGCTCCCAGGAAGAGTATTGTCCACGAGTACGTACTCATACCCCGGGTGATTGGTGAGATAAATATTACCGTGTCAGCGGCTGTTGATTTGTCAGCGAATCAAACTACTTGCGCATcagaagacaaaaaaataaaaacagaaatttttactcaGGATACGATAATAAAACCGATTCTAGTTCTACCAGAAGGTTTTCCTATTGAGACGACACAGTCTGCGTTTGTTTGTCCCAAAGACTTCAATGATGACTCGAGCATCACTTGGAACTTGAGTCTGCCAGTTGAcccagaaaattttatagctgACAGCGCGCGCGCATACGTGTCTTTGATTGGAGACTTACTGGGACCGGCTCTAGAAAATTTAGACAATCTGGTGCGTCTGCCATTTGGCTGCGGCGagcagaatttaattttattcgtacCCAATATTCATGTCATTAATTATCTTGACGCGACGACGAATCGTGGAGTCGATGGACCAGCGAACCCGCAGCTCAGACAAAAAGCTATTCGTAACATGGAAAAAGGTTATCAGCGCGAGTTGAACTACCGGCATCCAGACGGCTCGTACTCGGCCTTTGGACCTCAGAGCTCCGAGAGCACTGAACTTGGTGGGTCCATGTGGCTCACTGCGTTCGTTGTTAAATCTTACGCCCAAGCACGTCGCTATATTCACATTGACGACAGGGACCTCAAGCTATCCGTCAAGTGGATTTACCGAAAGCAGCTGGAGAACGGATGCTTCCCAGTCATCGGTAGGATATTCCACAAAGACATGAAAGGAGGACTCCAGGATGATGACAGCAGCACTGACTACGCAGCGGCACTGACTGCCTACGTCCTGGTGGCACTTGTCGAGAGCGTTGGGTCCTCAGCCGGTAAAAATTCCCTCCCGCCTTCAATTATCGACAACGCAGTCAATTGCCTGGAAAAAGTCATGACCAAAAACCTAAAAGAAGGCGGCGACTTGTACACAGTCGCCGTAGGAACTTACGCGCTGGCTTTGTTGGAGCATCCGAGTGCCAACAAGAGCATGAACCTGCTGCTAGATCGCTCGACGAGACTCCACGACCTTCTGTGGTGGGAAGACAAAACCAAAACATCTTCTCGCGGTCTGAGCATCGAGATGACAGCTTACGCGGTACTGAGTCTCGTTAAATTAGCGGGTGAGTCCAACATGGCACTTGCCCATCGCGCTATCAGATGGATGGCCAAGCAGAGGAACGCCGAGGGCGGGTTCACTTCAACCCAGGACACGGTAATTGGTCTCGAAGCTCTCGCTAAATATGCAACCGCAATGGCAGTCACCAACGCCACCACTGATCTGTCGATTCTCGTGACTGCTGGAGATGTCGACAGGATCATCCGCATGCACGATGAGAATCGGCGGGTGCTTGTGCAAATACCTCTCCCGGTATTTCCTACTCTCGTTGAGGTATTTGTTGAAGGCGAGGGCTGCGTTCTGGTCCAGACGAACCTCAAGTACAACGTGGCCCAAGTGACCGGGTCTCAGGCATTCGACCTGTCAGTCACCAGCAAACCCGTTGGCTCCAGCAGCGACGAATGTTCGATGCAAAAGATAAACGTCTGTGCCCGTTACAAAATGGCTGATGAAGAAAGCAACATGGCGCTGCtggaaattaaaatgataagcGGATACGTCGCCTATAAAACAACTCTGCATGCTCTGCTTGAAGATTCGCCAGTGACTCGAGTCGAGCGATTCGACGAAGAGCCCGACGGCTCAATAAGTATTTACTTTGACAAGCTAACTGCTGAAACAACCTGCATATCTTTCCTCGTATGGCGCGAAAACATCGTCGAGAAAACAGAACCCGCGAATGTTAAACTGTACGATTACTACCGACAAGAATTAATGATTACCCAGAGTTACAATTTTGTTTGCTGCACCTGCGACGTTGATACCGAGGACAACAGCCAGCTGGAGCCAATAATACCCTTGCCGTCGCGACCAGAATTGAAAGAGCTTCCGGTTCCCgtgaatacaataattaaaaagtcagaaaaaagaaccGGGATACCGACGAGCTTGGACACTCTGCAGGATATTGAAAGACACAGCAAAGTAATCGCTGATGGGCAGTTGCTGGTTGAAAACAAGCAGTACCACGACCAAGTGGACCCGAACTTGGTGATCGTAAAGCAGAATGACATCACCGAGACCCCGGTACTCAGAGCGAGTGTCAGCACGACCGAGACAATGGGGACCGTCGCCTCACTGACCTCAGTGGAGctcgaggaaaaaaaaaacgacatcGGAGGCAGCGGGGCTGGTGATCTAGAAGAATCAGAAGCATTAGAGTTTGAATCATCATACAGTAAACCTTTGTCATCATTTATTGTCATTGATCATGAATTAGATACACCAGACGGCATCGAAGGACCGCCTCCTGTTTATATTAAACCTTCATTTGACATAAATAACTACAGCGGTAATGAAACAGATTTCAcctctaatttaaatctacGTGGCAGTGTTTTAAATAACAACATTATCATAAACcacaacaataatttatccTCGCAGCTGACGTCAACGGACGTTTACTTCAACCCCAGTGACAGCAAGTGTCCAATATGCGGTGACAAGTTGCCAGCAAACATCGACGAGATCTACTGCAGCGCCGGTAGTGTAATAAAAGTGGCGATTCGTCGTCTCCGAAGAGCCAGACTCCTGCTAGACATGATCGACAACCAGCAGCCGAAGCGTCTTCGCGCTACGGTAAATTTGCTGCTGGACGATGCGCGCTGCAAGTGCCCGCTGATTGACAAACCGGGAAGCTTGGCCTTGATGATCTTCACCCTGGGTAAGGACACTTCGCTCCTGACGATTGACGGCTCCGAGCACAAGGACTACGAGCTGGATGGACTGGTATCGATATACACGTTGCCGATTTCAAACCTCGGCGGCGCttcttttgaaataataaaagctcGTTCCTCTTGTCCAAGAGCTGTGACTGCGTGA